Part of the Passer domesticus isolate bPasDom1 chromosome 8, bPasDom1.hap1, whole genome shotgun sequence genome is shown below.
GCTCGCGGGGCCGTGCCCCCCGGCCGCCGTGCGGTCCGGGCTGCGCTGCGCTGCCCCGCCCTCTGGGCGGGCTGGAGAGCTCGTGGGGCGCTGTCCCCCGCGTGAAGTGTCCCTGGCCGTGCCACCGCCCGCCGCAGCACCCTCTCCTGCGCCTGGGCAGGCTGCGGGGTGGGAGCCGGCGGCGCTCCGCTCCCTCCCATCAGCAGGGAGCACTGTTCAGCCTCGGCTGGGGCCACTGCTCCGGACACAAAGCCCCGGCGAGTTCCTGTTTTGCTCCTGCTGGGTCTTGCGGTCCAGTAGCCGCCTCTTGGGGGATGCGCTGTAAGCGGCTGGACCCCGCCTGGatgctgggagccccttcccacCGCTGGCACTGCCGGAGCTGCGCcggcagctgctggagaggcagcgcCCAGCCCACCCGCGGGGCTGTCTCTGTTCTGGTGCCTTCCTGCGTGCTGGGGAGCGCTGTGCTGCgtggcagggctctgaggtgTACAGGGCTTCAGGAGATGCTTGCTGGTGGCAGGGAGATTTGCAAAGCCTGGGTAGCCGAGCAAAGCCCCAGGATCCTATCTCTGCTGTCCCTCTTGGGAGGAGTGTCCTCTCATCCCTGGGGGTGAACTGGGTCTGCCCATTCTTGGTGATGAATCCAGAAACCCCACAAGCTCTCTCCTCACTCTCCTGAGGAACTGCCCCTGAACGCAATCCAGAAAATCCATCTCCTCTCCAAAACGTTTGTTTCTGTCGGGAACAAAGCTGAGAGTGGCTCCTGGCCTGAGCCTGCACAGTGCAGGACCTCTGGGGTTCTGCTGGAGTGCCATGACGGAGGCAGCCAGTTCGTGCCACACTCCTCTTCCTGCCACTCACTCACATTTCACAGGGCTGTGACCCCCGTGGGCTCACATCTCCCGAGCCCTGCAGTGGGGCGGGCAGCAACCCGAACCTGGCGGCTGGGGTTtcagagcctgggcagggcagctgtgctcctgggctCACCTCCTCCTCAtgtgtgctgtgccctggcagagctgtccccagggcagacAGGCTCCTCTCTGCCAGCTGAGAGGATGCAAGGGCCCTGGGCAAGCCGAGCcgctctccctgcccagcagctctctgtgcctctccctggcagctctcgtcctgctgtgctggaggcTGTTGCCATGACCCTCACCAAAGGCTCCTTCACCTACTCCAACGGGGAGGAGTACCGCGGCGAGTGGAAAGAAGGTGAGATGAGGCAGGAGAGAACGGTGCCACTGTGCTGGGGGACAAGCAAACCCCacacctctgcccagccccacgctggggcAGGTCccgcctctgccctgtgctgcccatTTCTGCTGTCACCTAGGTCGCAGGCACGGCATCGGCCAGCTGACGTTTGCGGATGGCACTGCTTACGTGGGGCACTTTGAGAACGGGCTCTTCCACGGCTGCGGCGTGCTCACCTTCTCCGACGGCTCCAGGTGGGCACGGCGCTCCTGCCTACGCCTCCCCGGGCATTCCCCCTTGCCgcggggagctgctgcctcaggagacCCTCCCACACAGGTACGAGGGGGAGTTTGTGCAGGGCAAGTTCAATGGCGTCGGAGTCTTCACGCGCTGTGACAACATGACCTTTGAGGGCGAGTTCAAAGGCGGGCGCGTGTACGGCTTCGGTGAGTGCTGCACGGcccctgctcagcacagccccttcCAGCATCTCCCGCtccatccctccttccctggccccatccctgcctcctcactgccagcccttgcctcccctccccaggtcTCCTGACCTTCCCTGATGGCTCGCACGGCGTGCCCCGCAATGAGGGCTTCTTTGAGAACAACAAGCTGCTGCGGCGGGAGAAGTGCACGGCCATCATCCAGAGGGCCCAGGGCGCCTCCAAGTCTGCCCACAGCCTGACAGCGTGATGTCATGCCCTCCCACCAGAGCAGGGACCCCCCTACTTGGGCGCTGGCTGGCCCTGGAGAAGGgatgtggcactgctgggtgccTCCCTGCCCTTCGGCCCCTCCAAGCATCCTCCTGCCAAGCCCCTGCGCTGGAGGGGATGGGACCCTCCGCTCTCCACCCAAGTGCCCTGGGGCAGCCGTGGTGCCTTCTCTTTCTGGCTGTAGCCCTggcacctgctggagcagcagaaggaCAGGGGTTTGGCCCCTCTTCCCCCCAGGAAGACTGTGGACCACTACAGCTGCTAGCCAGCTGCAGAGGATGGAGCAGAGGGGTAGAGGCTGGTCCCTGACCCCACTGCCAGGGTGCCTTGGCTGGAAGCTGCTGACTGAACCACGTACCCCCagaggggcagctcctggctcaCTTTGTTGCCCTGGTCCTGGAGGCAGGGTGGGCACCCCGGGCAGGCTGTGGCCTGCACGCTCAGCTCTGGGCGACTGGCCATCCCTCTGCATGCCCAGGGTACGGTGATACTGTGTCCCCAAGGAACCCAGCCTGCTCTCAGGGCCAGCCACTGGGCTGCGTCCCCCTCATCCCTGTGCCAATCCACCCATCCACCCACTGCCTTGGGgacatcagcagcagcatccccaccAAGAGCGACTGGGGaatgcccagcctggcacatGTCTGCTGCACGCTGGTGGAGGATGGTAGCAATGGCGAGCAAGGAGAAGGGTCAGCTGGAGCCTGGAATGAGGCACgtgagcagggctgcctggagtgccagggctggggcaggaggccTGGGCAGGGCGGGGATAGAGGTACAGTGAAGGGGCAGGCAGGGGGCACACAGTTCCCCATTTTGCCCCCCACAGGCGTCCTTCACCTCCCCACTGCATGCTCACCTTGGCCCCCGGTGCAGTCTggctggccctggcacaggggtcCCGGCAGCCCTCACTGCCCAGTGCAGGCTCCAGGGCCGTGCcctccctgccaggctctgcctgcaccGGGTCCCGTGCCTTGCTGTGACCctgccttgtgctgctgcctgcacgGGCCTCAGCTCAGTAAACCATGTTGCCAAACACCTGTGCCACGTCTTttttgctgggagcagggatggcacgGGGGCCTTGCACAGACAGGACTGCAGACACAAAGAGGAGACTGCAGGTTTATTCATGGCACAAGGATCCACCCCTCCCCAGGAGAAGACAACAGgtccctgggagctggcagggctgcaggctggCCTGGGGTTGCCCTCCTCTACACCCAGTCTAGCCCTGTCCAACAGGGAAGAGTAACATGGCAGCCCTCTCCTGGCCACCTCCCAGCATCCCCAGAATGTCCCCAGTTCCCTGACTCCTGTACCTTCCCAGTGCGGGAAGGGGCAGATGGAGAACACCTCACAACCAGCCATTGGCACTGAAGGTGCTCCTCAGCTCTTCAACCTGGGCAGGGCTCAGAGGGGCCAGGGGTGCTCGGCAGGGCCCTCCGTAGTAGCCAAACCACTCCATGGCCTTCTTCAGCCCCGGGACCCCAAACCGGCGGGTGACCTGTGGGAGGGAGGGCGTGGAggctctctgggctctgctgtgctttgCTTGCCATCACTCCTGTCCTCGCCACGTGGGGCTGCAAGGCTGGCAGGGTGTGAGGTGGCTGCAGCACCCCATGAAGAGCCCACTGTGGGGTGGGGGCAGAGCACACCCACACAGGACTCCACACGGGAGCTCTGTGGCACgttgggctctgcagcagggacaggccattcCACAGTGGGTTGAAGGGCCCAGGAAGGACCAGCTCTTCCCCCACACACACTGCTGCTATAAATAGCCAGCAAGGCTCTGCATGACGGAGGGTcatgcagtgcccagtgccagtGGACAAGCTGTTCCTTAACATGACAGGGCTGGCACTTCCCACCTTCTCACCTCCAGCCTGTCTTGGCTCCTGTCGCCCTGAACCACCCCTCCACCCCCTGCAGCCCAAGGGACTCCCATTCTTTGCCTCTGTCATGGCCTGGCACGCCCTCCCCTCAGCATCCCGGCCTGCTCACCGCTGTGTTGGGCTCAATGAGGCGGTGCTGCAGGTCACGGGCCTCCTGCCACTGGCCCCTGCGGCACAGCCGGTCCAGCTGACACAGTGGGTCACCCAGAACATTGGCGAGGGCACACACACCCCCCGAGGCGCCTAGAGACACAGGACACGttggcagccagctcagcatGCTGTGCCTAGCCAGCACCTCCCGGTCTCTCACTGCCTCGCcctgccagtgtccccagccagggatgggcagctgCACTCACCCACAGCGTAGCTGGCCAGCAGGAAGCCAGCTGATCCTGCCAGCACCTGGAAATCCTCCTTCCTTGTCTTGTGGACCATCAGCCCCATGCGGGTGATCTGGGGAGAGAcatgctgtgccctggggcaggCATCACCCAGCCCCCCTTGCTGCAGGGTgcctgctggcagccctggggtcCCGGGAAGGGCTGCAAGTCCCAGCTCCCCATTCACAGCTTAGGTCCATGTTTGGTGCTAGGCAGCCCTGGGAAAGTCCTGCCCCACTCACGTCGCCACCGCTGTCCTTGATCCCAATGATGTTTGGGTGCTGAGCCAAGGTGATGACAGCCTCCATGGGCAGGTCCAGGCCGGTGTTGGCAGGGACACTGTACAGCACCACGGGGATGGGGGATGCGTCGCCAacctgcaggcagccaggcagatTTCAGATTTCAATAGCTGGGGACACACTGGACATGTGTAacctgctgccccagctgctggcaggcgCTGGACACGGCTCACCTCCGTGTAGTGATGGATCAGAGCAGCAGTGGTCATGGCCCCCCGGTAATAGCAGGGTGTCACTACCAGTGCCACGTCAGCCCCCGCCTCTGCCATGCTGACTGTCAGCTCGATGGTGGCCTGGGTGGCTGGGGAGGAGGCAAAGGGTGAGGGGTGCTCCAGGGGGACACACGgcccctgcactgccccccaCACAGGCACTCACATTCGCAGCCCGAGCCAGCCAGCAGCAAGCGGTCCCTGGGCAGCGCCCGGCGCACGCAGCTCACCACCTCCACCCTCTCCCGGGATGCCAGGTATGGATACTCCCCGTTGgagcccagcaccaccagcccTGGAACACAAGcgtggggagggcagggctcaGGCACAGGAGAGGAGTGCCAGGCCCGTCAGGTATTCGCATTACTGTCACTCCCTTCTTTGCTGCTGGCACCCAGGCAGAGCTCCACAGCCCACAGTGTGCCCTCTCCTGCCTATGTCCTTGCAGTCCCAGCCTCCTGGGCAGAAGAGAGGAGACTCTGGATCATCCTTgtgaggctgcagcctcctctgcagctcctctcctATAACCTATCCATCCTTGGCAATTGACAGATACATATCCCAGGAATTTTTGAGTGTGCATGAAAGTGCATTGCATAACTTCAAGCCTGCAGCTATGAGTGCAGCATGTGTGCAAGCCTGCACATGTGTGGAGTGTGTGTGCAAGCACCTGCTGGCGTGTGGTGGGGGTGTGCAAGGACACACTCGTGTGCCTG
Proteins encoded:
- the MORN4 gene encoding MORN repeat-containing protein 4; the protein is MTLTKGSFTYSNGEEYRGEWKEGRRHGIGQLTFADGTAYVGHFENGLFHGCGVLTFSDGSRYEGEFVQGKFNGVGVFTRCDNMTFEGEFKGGRVYGFGLLTFPDGSHGVPRNEGFFENNKLLRREKCTAIIQRAQGASKSAHSLTA
- the HOGA1 gene encoding 4-hydroxy-2-oxoglutarate aldolase, mitochondrial, giving the protein MALGSRLASSLRPALAARHRAAPGHCRGLCAPQGSVPSFNLGGIFPPLATPFSPAQEVDYAQLEGNLRRYAAIPFRGLVVLGSNGEYPYLASRERVEVVSCVRRALPRDRLLLAGSGCESTQATIELTVSMAEAGADVALVVTPCYYRGAMTTAALIHHYTEVGDASPIPVVLYSVPANTGLDLPMEAVITLAQHPNIIGIKDSGGDITRMGLMVHKTRKEDFQVLAGSAGFLLASYAVGASGGVCALANVLGDPLCQLDRLCRRGQWQEARDLQHRLIEPNTAVTRRFGVPGLKKAMEWFGYYGGPCRAPLAPLSPAQVEELRSTFSANGWL